AGTTGATTGAGCGGCAGCAAACACGCCTGCCACTACCAGCCCAGCAATCCCCACAGGAAGCTCGCGGGCAATGAAAAGCGGGAAGACCGCATCATTCTTGAAAGTAGGGTCGAGCTGGGCAGGGTTGTCCTTATAAAAAACAAACAGAGCTGTTCCAACGCCGAAGAAAAGTATTGATGCCGGAATGATAGTTATTGAGTTGGTCCAAATAGACTTTTTGGCAAATTTCATAGAGGACACAGACATATATCTCTGAACTACAGCCATATCTGAAGAATAAGGAACCAGCTGCTGGCCAAGACCGCCAAGCACAACAACCCATAGAGCCGTGGTGGCAAAGCTCACTGAAGAGAAATCCCAGTTAACCAGATGGAACTTGTTATCAGCAGAGGCCGTTTCGATGAAACCTCCAAAACCTCCTTCAATACCATTAATAATCAAGGTAAAGCTCAAGAAAGCCCCGCCAAGAAGGATGAATGTTTGTATTGCGTCGGTCCAAACAACAGCCTCAAGACCGCCCATAGTGCAGTAAATCAGGCTCAAGACGCCAATCGCCATAATACACTGTATCTGCGATAGAGGAGTAATAGCTGCAAGGGCGAGAGCCGGCAAATACATAACTACTGCCATCCTTCCAATCTGGAAGAAGATAAATGATGCGCTTGCAAACAGACGGACAAAACGGTTGAAGCGTTTCTCGAGATACTCATAAGCGCTTGTTGCATCAATCTTGCGGAAGAACGGAAGGAAGAAGATTATAACAAGAGGCGCTAAAACGACAGCGCACATATTCACCCAAAAGTAAACCCAGTCTGTCATAAAAGCCTTTGCAGGAATGGCTATAAATGTTATGGAGCTCAGCATTGTTGCAAAAATACTGAGCCCTGCAACAAACCACGGGACACGCTGGCCGCCACGGAAATAGTCGTTGGAATTTTTGTTTCGAAATGAGAAGAATACACCCACGCCAAGAATCAACCCAAGATAGATTACGATTGTGGAAAGATCTATCCAGCCGATTGCCTTCTTTAGCTGGACAGGGGTGCCAGAGTATAGTTTGGGAGAACGCACTCTTGGACGAACCTCGCCGGAAGGGATTATTATCGGATCGTTTACAGGGTCATCACCCCAGCGGACTGCATTAGTCGTTACCTGATTGGCCGGGAGGCTGCCTGATTCCACCCATGTATCGGTGATGGTATGGTAAACGTACATTCTCTCAGGGAATCCGGGATGCTCATCTTTCAGTTCATTCTCGCGTCCCCAGTATGTTCCGTCTGCTCCTCCAAAGGCAAATATATGGCTCTGACCAACACCGATAGCCGTGCCGGCCATTATGCAGTTTGGGAGTGATTTTCGTTTACG
This window of the Sedimentisphaera salicampi genome carries:
- a CDS encoding sodium:solute symporter family transporter, with the protein product MKIIAKVMFVFVFLFSLACFAAEENSISPEYMDWTELPDLPDSLGRAGMFSGVHNDALILAGGANFPKPIWESDKQWHKDIYVLTKDPESESGFQWHNGFELSRPLAYGASVSTEHGVVCMGGNDSKRAYSDVFLLSWNPQSNSIEKQELPSLPSRCVYGDAAKIGSKIYFAGGTTGSGLETAMNNFWCLDLSQVDEPENLSWQKLPPWPGMPRAFNITASQHNGRTNCIYVMSGRCSGEDGKAKFLKDVYEFNPLVYDPAQYNSETQNYNGPIDPWRKRKSLPNCIMAGTAIGVGQSHIFAFGGADGTYWGRENELKDEHPGFPERMYVYHTITDTWVESGSLPANQVTTNAVRWGDDPVNDPIIIPSGEVRPRVRSPKLYSGTPVQLKKAIGWIDLSTIVIYLGLILGVGVFFSFRNKNSNDYFRGGQRVPWFVAGLSIFATMLSSITFIAIPAKAFMTDWVYFWVNMCAVVLAPLVIIFFLPFFRKIDATSAYEYLEKRFNRFVRLFASASFIFFQIGRMAVVMYLPALALAAITPLSQIQCIMAIGVLSLIYCTMGGLEAVVWTDAIQTFILLGGAFLSFTLIINGIEGGFGGFIETASADNKFHLVNWDFSSVSFATTALWVVVLGGLGQQLVPYSSDMAVVQRYMSVSSMKFAKKSIWTNSITIIPASILFFGVGTALFVFYKDNPAQLDPTFKNDAVFPLFIARELPVGIAGLVVAGVFAAAQSTVSTSMNSTATAFVTDFIRPFNLLKGEKAFLRLGRIMTFTFGLLGVVLALMFATSDIKSLWDMFMTILGLMGGVMCGLFCLGIFTTRANGGGAVIGAVLGASGLYWVQKATDVHLLLYGTIGIVLCVVIGYAASLFMPKTPEKTEGLTIHTLEPK